One window from the genome of Pyrobaculum ferrireducens encodes:
- a CDS encoding HEPN domain-containing protein, with protein sequence MERFAGVHLKWYQRHISHMASALEAAEDGDGRSACYHAYQAVTALLSGILGLDPDTPGAVMKTLKSLLLKVSEEVPQDVEKCADRLEKGYFGEESACVECAEAITDYLHQFLNLPHNT encoded by the coding sequence ATGGAGAGATTCGCCGGCGTACATCTGAAGTGGTATCAGAGACATATTTCACACATGGCATCTGCGCTGGAGGCGGCTGAAGACGGCGATGGAAGATCCGCGTGTTACCACGCCTACCAGGCGGTGACGGCCCTGCTAAGCGGCATACTGGGCCTAGACCCAGATACGCCGGGAGCTGTCATGAAGACTCTAAAGTCTCTATTATTGAAAGTCTCAGAGGAGGTTCCACAAGACGTCGAGAAGTGCGCAGACAGACTTGAAAAGGGGTACTTCGGCGAAGAGTCTGCATGTGTAGAATGCGCCGAGGCGATTACAGACTACCTACATCAATTTCTCAACCTACCCCACAATACATAA
- a CDS encoding pyridoxal-phosphate-dependent aminotransferase family protein, which yields MRAALVLSLLAFLALSATPYVDRAVVSLKQCLCMAPQWLYLDVWIHVEAGGGAPAEGVLYWFDNGWRGYCRLGRGVDIYNTCSIPYTSRGIAIALVQDGREVDRIEIWGVKVENATCTAAPALNILNRTTSSSPPLAVVTLRSTMLSSVGAVFQSLNYTATRLISVRGLNPCDDYVIKLFFYMQEASPWRIHLAGNISSPPVTVTKTVTATRTETEIVTSTVTTTVTQRETARETVTRVETVTLTRTYTMTELSVVREIDPRSVGPGVSGGGFSRHCLDSFYNWWQKEVMYRRFSERRILTPGPTELPQSVKAALVRETTNPDLDPRFFQEYREVVEMLRPLLGAWRSRVYVWVGEAMLGLEAAVANAVRPGAKVLVVDNGVYGAGFADLVRMYGGVPVTPGFNWRRGADPAAVERVLERERDVEVVTLVHCDTPSTVYNDLREIAKAVSSHGALLIVDAVSSIAADEIKMDEWGVDVLIGGSQKALNAPPGLTILAVSKKAFEKAGDVGRQSFYMSYRVWDDWLEKGGFPYTMSDVLLYALRESLRRIHEEGLASVYQRHKAAREAARRGVEALGLEPYVERVECNCPTATAFKTPVPAPRLRRHIWEKYGVLLAGSWGPLEGDVMRIGHMGIQASADQVATAVAVLGAALLDMGIAANVGKAVETVLDAFK from the coding sequence GTGAGGGCGGCCTTAGTCTTATCGTTGCTGGCTTTTCTAGCTCTATCGGCCACGCCCTACGTCGACCGCGCCGTGGTTTCGCTAAAACAGTGCCTCTGCATGGCGCCTCAGTGGCTGTACCTAGACGTGTGGATTCACGTAGAGGCAGGTGGAGGCGCGCCCGCCGAGGGGGTGCTGTACTGGTTTGACAACGGGTGGAGGGGGTACTGCCGCCTGGGCCGCGGGGTGGATATCTACAACACATGTTCCATCCCATACACGTCCCGGGGCATCGCCATCGCGCTTGTTCAAGACGGGCGGGAAGTCGACAGAATAGAGATCTGGGGCGTCAAGGTGGAAAACGCCACCTGCACGGCGGCCCCCGCGCTGAATATACTCAACAGAACCACCTCCTCCTCGCCGCCGCTTGCCGTGGTCACGCTTAGATCTACCATGCTCAGCTCTGTAGGCGCCGTATTTCAAAGCCTGAACTATACAGCCACCAGATTGATTTCGGTAAGGGGGCTCAACCCGTGCGACGACTATGTAATAAAGCTCTTTTTCTACATGCAAGAGGCCTCTCCATGGCGGATACACCTCGCCGGAAACATCTCATCCCCGCCCGTCACAGTGACGAAGACCGTGACAGCGACACGCACAGAGACTGAGATCGTTACCTCAACAGTAACAACCACCGTCACCCAAAGAGAAACCGCTAGGGAAACTGTTACAAGAGTTGAAACTGTCACCTTGACGCGGACCTACACCATGACCGAGCTGAGCGTTGTCCGGGAAATCGACCCGAGGAGCGTGGGCCCTGGCGTTTCTGGGGGTGGTTTTTCTAGGCATTGCCTTGATAGTTTTTATAATTGGTGGCAGAAGGAGGTGATGTATAGGAGGTTCTCCGAGCGGCGGATACTGACGCCCGGCCCCACCGAGTTGCCCCAGAGCGTAAAAGCCGCCTTGGTTAGAGAAACCACAAACCCCGACCTGGACCCCAGATTTTTCCAGGAGTATAGGGAGGTGGTGGAGATGCTGAGGCCTCTCCTCGGGGCGTGGCGCTCCCGTGTATATGTGTGGGTGGGGGAGGCGATGCTCGGCCTCGAGGCAGCTGTGGCCAACGCCGTGAGGCCAGGAGCCAAGGTGCTGGTGGTGGACAACGGCGTCTACGGCGCGGGGTTCGCCGACCTCGTACGGATGTACGGCGGCGTGCCCGTAACGCCGGGGTTTAACTGGAGGAGGGGCGCCGACCCGGCCGCCGTCGAGAGGGTTTTGGAGAGGGAGAGGGATGTGGAGGTTGTGACTCTGGTCCACTGCGACACGCCCTCCACCGTGTACAACGATCTGAGGGAGATCGCCAAGGCGGTGTCGAGCCACGGCGCCCTGCTCATAGTCGACGCGGTGTCCTCCATTGCGGCCGACGAGATAAAGATGGACGAGTGGGGCGTGGACGTGCTTATCGGCGGCTCTCAGAAGGCTCTCAACGCGCCGCCTGGGCTCACCATACTGGCGGTGAGCAAGAAGGCGTTTGAGAAGGCCGGGGATGTTGGCCGCCAGTCCTTCTACATGAGCTACCGCGTCTGGGACGACTGGCTTGAAAAAGGCGGCTTCCCCTACACCATGTCAGACGTGTTGCTGTACGCGCTGAGGGAGAGCCTCCGCAGGATACACGAGGAGGGGCTGGCCTCTGTCTACCAGCGCCACAAAGCCGCCAGAGAGGCGGCTAGAAGGGGGGTGGAGGCGCTTGGCTTGGAGCCCTATGTGGAGCGTGTAGAGTGCAACTGCCCGACGGCCACGGCCTTCAAGACGCCGGTGCCCGCCCCCCGCCTCCGTAGACATATATGGGAGAAATACGGCGTCCTCCTCGCCGGGAGCTGGGGCCCGCTAGAGGGCGACGTGATGCGCATAGGCCACATGGGCATCCAGGCCTCGGCTGACCAGGTGGCGACGGCCGTGGCGGTGCTAGGCGCCGCGTTGCTGGATATGGGCATCGCCGCCAACGTGGGAAAGGCCGTGGAGACTGTGCTAGACGCCTTTAAGTAA
- the mobA gene encoding molybdenum cofactor guanylyltransferase, producing the protein MEYLCQMAVLVVFAGGRSVRFGRDKCTHRVGGKRLIDYVIEAGLGVARRVVIAAGHNAALYQGEEVLLDSQRFSGPLAAVDAAANSIDDVLLFAPCDAPYLKAMVFEALLDAEAPLAAWVFPNGRVESTIFKAQPAPARGALDFLSRFRRGRVDDLFRIVPTAFLSMERRGVDPSWFININRPGDLERRFVEIRQRIFVEDYVLRWPQPPLVKWLEAGDVGALREEFLKYVEAGLLSMAAHVAKDLAATARSYGVLAEAIYDAVDIDKAR; encoded by the coding sequence GTGGAGTACCTATGCCAGATGGCGGTGCTTGTCGTCTTCGCGGGCGGCCGCTCTGTTAGATTTGGACGGGATAAGTGCACCCACCGCGTGGGAGGGAAGCGGCTGATCGACTACGTGATAGAGGCTGGTTTGGGCGTGGCTAGGCGCGTTGTGATTGCGGCGGGGCACAACGCCGCGCTGTACCAAGGCGAGGAGGTGCTTCTAGACAGCCAGCGCTTCTCGGGGCCGCTTGCGGCGGTGGACGCCGCGGCAAACTCCATAGACGATGTACTGCTGTTCGCGCCATGCGACGCCCCGTATCTAAAGGCTATGGTGTTTGAAGCCCTCCTAGACGCCGAGGCTCCGCTAGCCGCTTGGGTTTTCCCCAACGGGAGGGTGGAGTCGACAATTTTCAAAGCTCAGCCAGCTCCGGCGAGGGGCGCGCTCGATTTCCTAAGCCGTTTTAGGAGGGGCAGAGTTGACGACTTGTTTAGAATTGTCCCGACCGCGTTCCTCTCAATGGAGAGGCGCGGCGTAGATCCAAGCTGGTTTATCAACATAAACAGACCCGGCGACTTGGAAAGGAGATTTGTAGAAATTAGGCAGAGGATCTTCGTCGAGGACTATGTGCTTCGCTGGCCCCAGCCTCCGCTTGTGAAGTGGCTGGAGGCGGGGGACGTGGGGGCGCTGAGAGAAGAGTTTTTGAAGTATGTAGAGGCCGGTCTTCTCTCGATGGCGGCGCATGTGGCGAAGGACCTCGCCGCCACGGCGAGGAGCTACGGCGTGCTCGCCGAGGCTATATACGACGCCGTTGATATAGATAAGGCGCGCTAG